One Kribbella sp. NBC_00662 genomic region harbors:
- a CDS encoding LLM class F420-dependent oxidoreductase, producing the protein MKLSLYIPTGTTQEFYGYTDPMAAFERVRELAVAADESGFATIWAPDHFVPFGPPGAYVFEVWTTLSALARETQRIRLGQLVTGNGYRNPALLAKMASTLDVISGGRLTFGIGAGWYEDEYHAFGYDFPSTGERLKRLEEALQIIHSMWKNESTTFEGKYFRTSGVVNQPTGVQTPHVPVMVAGGGEKVTLKLVAKYGDLCNIQESPEVIAHKYDVLARHSAAAGRDFASITKTATSYCIIADTDDEARAAVPPWAPMVFPGDLGSYGLVGTIDTIRERLAVYERTGVDELIVGFQDALNVDTIRRFAKEFIQ; encoded by the coding sequence GTGAAGCTCAGCCTGTACATCCCGACCGGGACGACCCAGGAGTTCTACGGCTACACGGATCCGATGGCTGCGTTCGAGCGGGTGCGTGAGCTGGCGGTGGCCGCGGACGAGAGTGGATTCGCGACGATCTGGGCTCCGGACCACTTCGTTCCGTTCGGCCCGCCTGGCGCCTATGTCTTCGAGGTGTGGACCACGTTGTCGGCGCTGGCCCGGGAGACTCAGCGGATTCGCCTCGGCCAGCTGGTGACGGGCAACGGGTACCGGAACCCGGCGCTGCTCGCGAAGATGGCCTCGACCTTGGACGTGATCTCAGGCGGCCGGCTGACGTTCGGCATCGGCGCCGGCTGGTACGAGGACGAATACCATGCCTTCGGATACGACTTCCCGTCGACAGGTGAACGGCTCAAGCGCCTCGAGGAGGCCCTGCAGATCATCCACTCGATGTGGAAGAACGAGTCGACCACCTTCGAGGGCAAGTACTTCCGGACGTCCGGTGTCGTGAACCAACCCACCGGCGTACAGACGCCACACGTACCGGTGATGGTCGCCGGCGGGGGCGAGAAGGTAACCCTCAAGCTGGTCGCGAAGTACGGCGACTTGTGCAATATCCAGGAGTCGCCGGAGGTGATCGCGCACAAGTACGACGTGCTCGCCCGGCACAGCGCGGCCGCCGGGCGTGACTTCGCGTCGATCACCAAGACGGCGACGTCGTACTGCATCATCGCCGACACCGACGACGAGGCCCGCGCCGCCGTGCCGCCGTGGGCGCCGATGGTGTTCCCCGGCGATCTCGGCTCCTATGGGCTGGTCGGCACGATCGACACCATCCGCGAACGGCTCGCGGTCTACGAACGAACGGGCGTGGACGAGCTCATCGTGGGCTTCCAGGATGCGCTCAACGTCGACACCATCCGGCGCTTCGCCAAAGAGTTCATCCAATAA
- a CDS encoding zinc-binding dehydrogenase encodes MKALVNTADGLVIKTAAEPIPTASQALVAVRAFSVNRGELALLAARTQDWRPGQDIAGVVVEPAADGSGPAAGARVVALVEDSGWAELAAVPTARLAELPDEVDIEQAAALPLAARTALNTIRLGGNLVGREVLITGATGGVGEFLVQLAVLSGARVTAVARPEAETHLRRIGASLVVPTVADTNSQYHLVVESVGGQILRDAIARTAPGATVVVLGTTSREKTPVDVYDFIGHEGVRLVNYMSYADSSPIDADLGVLVELLASKRLEINLGLCADWTQIDDALDGLRNRTFHGKAVLTI; translated from the coding sequence ATGAAAGCACTCGTGAACACAGCCGACGGTCTTGTCATCAAGACCGCCGCCGAACCCATCCCGACTGCGAGCCAGGCATTGGTCGCGGTACGGGCGTTCTCGGTCAACCGTGGTGAGCTGGCGCTCCTCGCAGCGAGAACCCAAGACTGGCGACCAGGACAGGACATCGCCGGGGTGGTTGTCGAACCGGCCGCCGACGGATCCGGGCCTGCGGCCGGAGCCCGAGTAGTCGCCCTGGTGGAGGACAGCGGCTGGGCTGAACTCGCTGCGGTCCCGACCGCGCGGCTGGCAGAGTTGCCCGACGAGGTCGACATCGAGCAGGCAGCGGCATTGCCGCTGGCCGCAAGAACGGCTCTGAACACGATCCGTCTCGGTGGCAACCTCGTCGGCCGCGAGGTACTCATTACCGGTGCGACAGGTGGGGTCGGCGAGTTCCTCGTCCAACTCGCCGTACTGTCAGGTGCACGCGTGACCGCAGTTGCCCGTCCAGAAGCAGAGACACACCTGCGGCGAATCGGAGCCTCATTGGTCGTACCAACGGTCGCCGACACCAACAGCCAGTACCACCTCGTCGTCGAGTCGGTCGGCGGCCAGATACTTCGTGACGCGATCGCAAGGACGGCACCCGGTGCGACGGTGGTTGTGCTGGGCACAACAAGCAGGGAGAAGACGCCTGTCGACGTGTACGACTTCATCGGACACGAAGGTGTGCGTCTGGTCAATTACATGTCCTATGCCGACTCGTCCCCGATCGATGCCGATCTCGGCGTCCTGGTCGAACTCCTCGCATCGAAGAGGCTGGAGATCAACCTGGGGTTGTGTGCCGACTGGACCCAGATAGACGACGCCCTCGACGGCCTCCGCAACCGCACGTTCCACGGCAAGGCGGTCCTCACGATCTAG
- a CDS encoding LysR family transcriptional regulator, translating to MEVRQLEYFVAVAEDLHFGRAAERLHIGQPAVSQHIARLERELGAQLFDRTTRRVQLTAAGGRLLPEAKASLAALDRLRAAVAEPADDLTGILRVGTSEGLGDRFDQVLESIATRAPHLQVRLVSLPLATRLEALRQGDLDAAFVRPAPQVADLATLTVWTEALVAALPATHPAAARSVVRLVDLADVPLRMSSRDANPGLHDLLEDHFRTMNVEPARGAPILSVYDALTEIGTGDTAWTVLYSAAAEQLRTRRIAFRRLDLPPVETVIATTLAPQRAAVQLLLDAGTSAGLVLD from the coding sequence GTGGAAGTTCGCCAGCTTGAGTACTTCGTCGCCGTCGCCGAGGACCTGCATTTCGGGCGTGCGGCCGAACGCCTGCACATCGGTCAGCCTGCCGTCAGTCAGCACATTGCCCGACTCGAGCGCGAGCTCGGCGCGCAACTGTTCGACCGCACGACCCGCAGAGTCCAGCTGACCGCGGCCGGGGGCAGGCTGTTGCCTGAGGCAAAGGCCAGCCTGGCCGCGCTGGACCGCCTTCGTGCCGCGGTAGCCGAACCCGCGGATGACCTGACCGGCATCCTTCGGGTCGGGACCAGCGAGGGCCTCGGCGATCGCTTCGACCAGGTCCTCGAATCGATCGCCACCCGGGCGCCCCACCTCCAGGTCCGACTGGTGAGCCTGCCCTTGGCGACGCGCCTCGAAGCCCTGCGCCAGGGCGACCTTGACGCCGCATTCGTGAGGCCGGCCCCGCAGGTCGCCGATCTCGCGACTCTTACTGTCTGGACCGAAGCACTCGTCGCCGCGCTCCCGGCCACACACCCCGCGGCCGCGCGATCCGTCGTGAGGCTCGTCGACCTGGCCGACGTACCGCTGCGAATGAGCTCGCGAGACGCCAACCCGGGGCTCCACGACCTGCTCGAAGACCATTTCCGGACGATGAACGTCGAGCCGGCTCGCGGCGCACCGATCCTCTCGGTCTACGACGCGCTGACAGAGATCGGAACCGGAGACACAGCGTGGACAGTGCTGTACTCCGCGGCGGCCGAGCAACTGCGCACTCGCCGAATCGCATTCCGCAGGCTGGATCTCCCGCCGGTCGAGACGGTCATCGCAACTACTCTCGCTCCACAACGGGCTGCCGTTCAACTGCTTCTCGACGCCGGCACGTCAGCCGGTCTTGTCCTGGATTGA
- the eno gene encoding phosphopyruvate hydratase — MGEQAILEVQAWEALDSRGTPTVGCEVILSDGSHGSAVVPSGASTGRHEAVELRDGGTRYGGAGVLTAVANVEGPLAQAVSGLDASDQRGVDAALRAADGTSDLGRYGANAVLAISLATAVARASRVPLYAIDGHPPLLPMPMVNVISGGAHAGGALDIQDVLVVPVGARSFREAIEWAWQVRRATAECASAQGLPTALVADEGGLGPHLATNRAALELVVEGIERSGLRAGTEVALAVDVAATTFADRNGYDLRSEGRRVTAAELVSELAEWVRDFPIVSLEDVLAEDDWGGWRDATSRLDSIQLLGDDLFATNAARLRQGIEAGVANAILVKPNQVGTLTDAYDVVTAARQAGYNTVLSARSGDTEDSWLADLAVAWRTGQIKVGSTTRSERTAKWNRLLKIEADLGPAAPFASWPSSPDPPPPSK; from the coding sequence ATGGGTGAACAAGCAATTCTCGAAGTACAAGCATGGGAGGCCCTCGACTCCCGCGGTACGCCGACAGTCGGGTGCGAGGTCATCTTGTCGGACGGTTCACACGGGAGCGCCGTCGTACCCAGTGGTGCTTCCACGGGCCGGCACGAGGCGGTGGAGCTCCGTGACGGCGGCACACGATACGGCGGTGCCGGCGTCCTGACGGCGGTCGCGAATGTCGAGGGTCCGCTGGCGCAGGCTGTCTCCGGGCTCGATGCGTCGGATCAGCGCGGCGTCGACGCGGCTCTGCGTGCCGCGGACGGCACATCCGATCTTGGCCGGTACGGCGCGAACGCGGTCCTTGCGATCTCCCTCGCCACTGCCGTCGCGCGCGCATCCCGCGTGCCGCTGTACGCGATCGACGGACACCCGCCACTGCTCCCGATGCCAATGGTGAACGTCATCTCCGGCGGTGCCCACGCCGGCGGCGCGCTCGACATCCAGGACGTGCTCGTCGTACCAGTCGGAGCCAGGTCGTTCCGAGAGGCGATCGAATGGGCGTGGCAGGTCCGCCGTGCGACCGCCGAGTGTGCCTCAGCGCAAGGGTTGCCGACCGCCCTGGTCGCCGACGAAGGTGGACTGGGCCCGCATCTCGCGACCAACCGCGCCGCCCTCGAACTTGTTGTGGAAGGCATCGAACGGTCCGGTCTCAGGGCCGGTACCGAGGTGGCGCTGGCAGTCGACGTCGCTGCGACGACGTTTGCTGATCGCAACGGATATGACCTGCGCTCGGAGGGTCGCCGGGTGACAGCGGCCGAGTTGGTCTCCGAGCTCGCAGAATGGGTCCGGGACTTCCCGATCGTCTCGTTGGAAGACGTGCTCGCCGAGGACGACTGGGGCGGCTGGCGGGACGCGACGTCGCGACTCGACAGCATCCAACTGCTCGGCGACGACCTGTTCGCAACAAACGCCGCGCGGCTGCGTCAGGGAATCGAAGCCGGCGTGGCGAACGCGATCCTCGTCAAGCCCAACCAGGTGGGCACCCTCACCGACGCCTACGACGTCGTCACCGCCGCACGGCAGGCCGGCTACAACACCGTCCTGTCGGCACGCTCCGGCGACACCGAGGATTCCTGGCTCGCCGACCTGGCCGTTGCCTGGCGCACCGGCCAGATCAAGGTCGGCTCCACCACCCGTTCCGAGCGAACCGCCAAATGGAACCGTCTCCTCAAGATCGAAGCCGACCTCGGCCCGGCCGCCCCCTTCGCCTCCTGGCCATCGAGTCCCGATCCTCCGCCGCCCAGCAAGTAA
- a CDS encoding phosphotransferase family protein, whose product MAFQLTADSVAGYLRERGVLGDGPVAAAVLPGGVSNDVFAVTGDGVDLVVKQALPRLRVAAEWQADVRRILTEAEALRIASSIRPDDVPAVVDVDDAAMTLTISRADRKLRNWKSDLLAGSADGHTAGRLADALAAWHTSTAGQPGWQERFGTGAFVELRISPYHRWISKRHPSVAARIDDLADGLLEHRLCLVHGDFSPKNVLADGARVSVLDWEVAHYGDPVFDVAFLQTHLLLKAVHRPESSGAYRKLADTFLRRYAAGVPDSLRRPDDYLAGQVGCLLLARVDGKSPAEYLTDVEALRVRGIALDTLCGSGDVAAIWQVVDG is encoded by the coding sequence GTGGCGTTCCAGCTCACAGCCGATTCCGTGGCCGGCTACCTGCGCGAACGCGGCGTTCTCGGTGACGGACCGGTTGCCGCCGCGGTACTGCCCGGCGGAGTGTCGAACGACGTCTTCGCGGTCACCGGCGACGGCGTCGACCTGGTCGTCAAGCAGGCGCTCCCCCGGCTGCGAGTCGCCGCCGAATGGCAGGCCGACGTCCGCCGGATCCTGACCGAGGCGGAAGCCTTGCGCATCGCGTCGTCGATTCGGCCGGACGATGTTCCGGCTGTGGTCGATGTCGATGACGCCGCCATGACGCTGACGATCTCGCGCGCCGATCGCAAGCTGCGTAACTGGAAGTCGGATCTGCTGGCCGGATCGGCGGACGGTCATACCGCCGGGCGATTGGCCGATGCGCTGGCGGCATGGCACACGTCCACCGCCGGCCAACCGGGATGGCAGGAACGCTTCGGCACAGGCGCCTTCGTCGAGTTGCGGATCTCGCCGTACCACCGCTGGATCAGCAAGCGGCATCCCTCTGTGGCAGCCCGGATCGACGACCTCGCTGACGGGTTGCTCGAACACCGACTATGCCTGGTACACGGCGACTTCTCACCGAAGAACGTACTTGCGGACGGCGCACGGGTGAGTGTGCTCGACTGGGAAGTGGCGCACTACGGCGATCCCGTGTTCGACGTCGCCTTCCTCCAGACGCATCTGCTGTTGAAGGCGGTCCATCGGCCAGAGTCCTCAGGCGCATATCGGAAACTGGCGGACACGTTCCTGCGCCGGTACGCCGCGGGGGTGCCCGACTCGTTGCGCCGGCCGGACGACTATCTCGCCGGCCAGGTCGGATGCCTGCTGCTCGCGCGGGTCGACGGGAAGTCGCCGGCCGAGTACCTCACGGACGTCGAAGCACTGCGAGTGCGAGGCATCGCACTGGACACCCTGTGCGGCTCGGGCGACGTCGCGGCGATCTGGCAGGTCGTCGATGGGTGA
- a CDS encoding SMP-30/gluconolactonase/LRE family protein, which produces MDTIAATVRIAVPAAARVGEGPVWDPGSDRLHWVDILSGAVHTSDLANGSTTTRELPTLVGAASPKRTGGFVAAVTEGFAEVSGGYVVRQHILGDGIRMNDAKCDPDGRLWAGSTAMDFAAGRGALHVLEADWSTRVVLEGLTQPNGLGWSPDGRTFYLVDSAEREISAFDALGNQLAGRRLLCSFPDGDVPDGLCVDAEECLWVALWGAGRLVRIAPDGRMLSTLPLPVVQPSSCAFVGSELDVLCVTSAREGLGLPDDTGSDGSVLIVAGLGVAGVPVAGFAG; this is translated from the coding sequence ATGGACACCATCGCCGCGACCGTTCGGATCGCTGTCCCTGCTGCGGCGCGAGTCGGCGAGGGTCCCGTCTGGGACCCTGGTTCGGATCGTCTGCACTGGGTCGACATCCTCTCCGGCGCTGTTCACACCAGTGATCTGGCGAACGGTTCGACAACGACTCGAGAGCTGCCGACTCTGGTCGGAGCGGCGTCACCCAAACGGACCGGTGGGTTTGTCGCGGCGGTGACCGAGGGCTTCGCGGAGGTCTCCGGCGGGTACGTCGTTCGGCAGCACATCCTCGGCGACGGCATCCGGATGAACGATGCGAAATGCGATCCGGACGGGCGCCTCTGGGCAGGCAGTACTGCCATGGACTTCGCCGCCGGGCGGGGTGCGTTACACGTCCTCGAGGCGGATTGGTCGACACGGGTTGTGCTGGAGGGGCTGACGCAGCCCAACGGACTGGGCTGGAGCCCTGACGGCAGGACGTTCTACCTCGTCGACAGCGCCGAGCGGGAGATCAGCGCGTTCGATGCCCTCGGCAACCAGCTCGCAGGACGCCGGCTCCTGTGTTCGTTCCCGGACGGCGACGTGCCGGACGGACTGTGCGTCGACGCCGAAGAATGCCTGTGGGTCGCCTTGTGGGGCGCTGGGCGTCTTGTCCGGATCGCGCCGGACGGACGCATGCTGAGCACGCTGCCCTTGCCCGTCGTGCAGCCGTCGTCGTGCGCCTTCGTCGGTTCGGAACTGGACGTTCTGTGTGTGACATCGGCCCGCGAAGGCCTCGGGCTGCCCGACGACACCGGGTCTGACGGATCGGTTCTGATCGTCGCGGGCCTCGGCGTGGCCGGCGTACCGGTCGCGGGATTCGCGGGTTAG
- a CDS encoding DUF4432 family protein, with amino-acid sequence MSVPPSDAVLVLRSPQLEVVVLPDKGADVYSVIDRATGIDVLFKSPWGWRDPATVPPMGESQADWLARYPGGWQLLVPNAGPEREYDGVLRGFHGEAAVITWNVDEWTATTARLSTDLATAPLHLEREFVADGPDLEVVTLIRNTSPRTVPVMCVEHAAFGAPFLDARCRLDTSARRIAAASGYDKITDFAAVPPPGALRSVFAGLADFAAETGFAQTWVSIASPSAGFGIRMAWDSATLPHAWLWEEAGGVLGYPWFGRAYVAGVEPANVLPDDGLAETPLLGAHQEWRTTVTLSRFEL; translated from the coding sequence ATGTCAGTGCCGCCCTCTGACGCCGTGCTCGTCCTGCGCAGTCCGCAACTGGAGGTCGTGGTGCTTCCGGACAAGGGCGCAGATGTGTACTCCGTGATTGATCGCGCGACCGGAATCGACGTGCTGTTCAAATCACCGTGGGGCTGGCGTGATCCCGCGACCGTGCCGCCGATGGGGGAGAGTCAGGCCGACTGGCTCGCGCGGTATCCGGGAGGTTGGCAGCTCCTCGTGCCCAACGCGGGCCCCGAGCGCGAGTACGACGGTGTACTGCGAGGCTTCCATGGCGAGGCCGCGGTGATCACCTGGAACGTGGACGAATGGACCGCCACCACCGCTCGGCTCAGTACGGACCTCGCGACCGCACCGTTGCATCTGGAACGCGAGTTCGTTGCTGACGGCCCCGATCTCGAGGTCGTCACCTTGATCCGGAACACATCGCCACGGACGGTGCCGGTCATGTGCGTGGAGCATGCGGCGTTCGGCGCGCCGTTCCTCGATGCGCGGTGCCGGCTGGACACCAGCGCCCGCCGGATCGCTGCCGCGAGCGGGTACGACAAGATCACGGACTTCGCGGCGGTGCCACCGCCCGGCGCGCTACGCTCGGTGTTTGCCGGGCTGGCGGACTTCGCCGCAGAGACGGGATTCGCTCAGACTTGGGTGTCGATCGCGAGTCCGTCGGCCGGCTTCGGGATCCGCATGGCGTGGGACTCTGCGACGTTGCCGCACGCCTGGCTGTGGGAGGAGGCCGGCGGCGTTCTCGGCTATCCGTGGTTCGGGCGCGCCTACGTTGCCGGCGTCGAGCCGGCCAACGTACTGCCGGACGACGGACTGGCCGAAACCCCGCTGCTCGGTGCGCATCAGGAATGGCGGACCACGGTGACCCTCAGCCGGTTCGAGCTCTGA
- a CDS encoding FAD-dependent oxidoreductase: protein MTPGHSPDVVVAGGGLGGVAAALTAAALGRTVVLTEELDWLGGQLTAQAVPPDENAWIEGPHSSASYQRLRAGIRDYYRRNYPMTAAARDDVLLNPGRGLVSGLCHEPPVAVAVLSEMLAPYVSSGRIRVLMRHVPVAVEIEGDEVRSVTVRSLETGVEQTFDAPYVVDATELGDLLELGGVEHVIGAESQDETDEPHALPGPANPLDQQAITWCCAIEHRPGEDHTLDKPASYDFWLAHESGVWPGAQLSLADVDPGTLIARELPLFGEVADSKIPRTRWCYRRIRSADQFTGVLTTDVSLMNWPQNDYWLKPLLGVDQETRQDALEASRDLTRSLVYWLQTAVARPDGGTGYPGLRLCPEAVGTDDGLAKAPYIREGRRIRAEFTVTENHVAVVARAGLGGPEQFGDSVGIGAYRIDLHPSTSGRTYVDMDTHPFQIPLGAMLPRRVRNLLPANKNIGSTHITNGCYRLHPVEWAIGEAVGALTSFCLSEKALPTQVRSDPRLLADYQRLLSGTFGVPLEWPEEIRTRPLADAAYRLDAASTPLPAGA from the coding sequence ATGACACCTGGACACAGCCCCGACGTCGTCGTTGCCGGCGGCGGGCTCGGAGGCGTCGCCGCCGCGCTGACGGCCGCCGCCCTCGGCCGCACGGTCGTGCTGACGGAGGAACTCGACTGGCTCGGCGGCCAGCTCACGGCTCAAGCGGTTCCGCCGGACGAGAACGCCTGGATCGAAGGCCCGCACAGCTCGGCGAGCTATCAGCGGTTGCGCGCCGGCATTCGCGACTACTACCGCCGCAACTACCCGATGACGGCGGCCGCCCGGGACGACGTACTCCTGAATCCGGGACGTGGCTTGGTCAGCGGGCTGTGCCATGAGCCGCCGGTGGCCGTCGCGGTTCTGTCCGAGATGCTGGCGCCGTACGTGTCGTCGGGCCGGATTCGCGTACTGATGCGTCACGTCCCTGTCGCCGTGGAGATCGAGGGTGACGAGGTTCGATCGGTCACGGTTCGCAGCCTGGAGACGGGAGTCGAGCAGACCTTCGACGCTCCGTACGTCGTCGACGCGACCGAACTCGGTGACCTGCTCGAGCTCGGCGGTGTCGAGCATGTGATCGGCGCGGAGTCGCAGGACGAGACCGACGAGCCGCACGCGCTGCCGGGCCCCGCGAATCCGCTCGACCAGCAGGCCATCACATGGTGCTGCGCGATCGAGCACCGGCCGGGGGAGGACCACACCCTCGACAAACCGGCGAGCTACGACTTCTGGCTGGCCCACGAATCGGGCGTGTGGCCGGGTGCGCAGCTCAGCCTGGCCGATGTCGATCCGGGGACGCTCATTGCTCGCGAGCTGCCGCTCTTCGGTGAAGTTGCCGACAGCAAGATTCCGCGCACCCGCTGGTGCTACCGGCGGATCCGCAGCGCGGACCAGTTCACCGGCGTACTCACCACTGACGTCAGCCTGATGAACTGGCCACAGAACGACTACTGGCTCAAACCTCTGCTCGGCGTCGACCAGGAGACCCGGCAGGACGCTCTCGAGGCGAGCCGCGACCTCACCCGTTCGCTGGTGTACTGGTTGCAGACCGCAGTGGCCAGGCCGGACGGCGGCACCGGGTACCCGGGTCTGCGGCTGTGCCCGGAGGCAGTCGGGACCGACGACGGCCTCGCGAAGGCGCCGTACATCCGGGAGGGGCGCCGGATCCGGGCGGAGTTCACCGTGACCGAGAACCACGTCGCAGTGGTCGCCAGGGCGGGACTCGGCGGTCCTGAGCAGTTCGGGGACAGCGTCGGAATCGGCGCCTACCGGATCGATCTGCACCCGAGCACTTCCGGACGGACGTACGTCGACATGGATACCCACCCGTTCCAGATCCCGCTCGGAGCGATGCTGCCGCGGCGGGTTCGCAACCTGCTGCCCGCGAACAAGAACATCGGCTCGACGCACATCACGAACGGCTGCTACCGCCTGCACCCGGTGGAGTGGGCGATCGGTGAGGCTGTCGGTGCACTGACTTCCTTCTGTTTGTCGGAGAAGGCGCTGCCTACTCAGGTGCGCAGCGATCCTCGCCTGCTGGCCGACTATCAGCGGCTCCTGTCCGGCACGTTCGGCGTCCCGCTGGAGTGGCCGGAGGAGATCCGCACCC